TTGTTGGTATGCCCTCCGCGGCCAGGGCCTCCTCGTAGATCGCCAGCGGCGCTCCCGTCCGGCACAGCACCGCGACATCCCCCCACCTCATCGGGCGCAGCTCGCCCGCGCCCTTGTCATGCAGGAGCAGACCTTCCTCATGCCAGGCCTTGAGGCGCCGGGCGATATGGCGAGCCTCAATGCGGCGTCTCGCCTCCACATCTCCGGCAGCCGCCTTGGGGACGTGAGCGGCCTCCAGGTGCGGCAGATCATGAGGGACACTTCGCTGACCCACGAGATCCTGGCGCAGACTTCCGAGCGACGGGCCACATACCCGGTTGATGATCTCGAGAAGCGGACCGTGCGTGCGGAAACTCTCCTTGAGGCTCACGCGATCGCCCCCGCGTCCGGCGATCGCCTCGGCCATCCGACCGAACACCGTCACGTCGGCACGGCGGAACCCGTAGATCGACTGCTTCTCGTCGCCCACGATCGTGAGAATCGCGCCCTCGGTGAGCAGGTTCAGCAGGCGGGCCTGGACCGGGTTGGTGTCCTGTACCTCGTCGAGCAGAAAAGCCCGCCAGCGACTCCAGTAGTAGGCAAGAACCTCGGGGTGCTCCAGGGCGCGCAGGGCATGGACCTCGAGATCGCCGAAGTCCAGTACCCGCTCCTGAGCCTTGGCCGCCGTGAGGTGGCCCCGGATCTGAGCGAAGGCCTGGCGCAAGGCCGGGACCATTTCCGCCAGCACGTCGTCGAGCGCGCCGGGCTCGAGCCACAACAACGACTCCTGGGACAGCAGGTCCCGAACCTCGCTCAGGGCCTTTTTGACCTCCTCGTATTGCTCGGGGTCCCAGCCCTTCTTGCTCCCGACATTGAGCTTGATGCCCAGCACCGGCGCGAAGTCCGGCCACGGTGCTCCGGCAGTCCGTCGTGCCAGGGCATCAGTCAGAGCCAGGGTTTCGACCCGCTGGGTTTCCCTGAGACCATCGCCCGCGCAGCGTCTCAGGGCACTCACGGCTTCTTGCCACGGGTCCGAGGTGATCAACCTGGCCACGAGGGATTCGCGTTCGGCAGACAGCACGGCGGGGAGATCAAGTGGATCCCTGGCCAGTGCCTCTTCGGCCGTCAGGGGATCGGCGCCGAAAGCCTCCATGGCGGCCCGCAGCAGGTCCGACGGAATTGAGTCCTGGATCTCGGCGGGCAGGCCAGCGATCGCTTCGTCTAACTGTTCCAACGCCCAGATGGGGCCCTCGGGCCGATCTTCCAGGATGGTGAAATCGGCCGGAACCCCGGCCGCATCGGGGTGCTCGCGGCAGATCCGGGCGGCGAGGGCGTGCATGGTCATGATGGGCGCCGCCTCCAGCTCCACGGCCACCTGAGGCGCGAAGGGTGGCTGAGCAGCGGCGACGTCCTTGCGAATCCGGGATCGCATTTCGGCTGCGGCCATGTCCGTGAACGTGGTGGCCACGATCTCGAGCGGCGAGAGGCCATGCGTCCGCAACAGCTGCAGGTAGCGCGCCGAGAGCATGTGTGTCTTGCCGGTACCGGCTCCCGCCGTGACGCACACATCCCCGGGTGCCTCGACGGCACGTTGCTGGTCGAGCGTGAGTGGCATTCAGGCCTCCTTTCGCCCGAGTCGAGCGCCGGCCCGGCAAACCACCCCGTGCTCGCAGTACTCGCAAGCTGCCCGCTTGAGGTCAGGCGCAACGGGGAAGTGCCCTTCTTCCAGGTGGGCCTTCAACCGGCTCAAGAGCAGTTCCAGGGCCGGCTCGTCAACCTCGGCCCTGTGTCGCTTGGGCTTCGAGAGGGTGTAGTACGAGGCCTCCCGCACCGCCACGCCGGGGTACAGGGCCGGCGCCGCCGCCTCGATGTAGATGGGAAGTTGCAGGTCGATGGTGTTCTTGCGCGAGGCGTCCTGGGCCTTGCCGTAGATTGCGCTGCCGGCCTTGTAGTCGAGGATGACCAGCTCGCCACCAACGCGATCGATGCGGTCCACCTGCCCCTGGACCTTGAACCCCCTCCATTCCCCCTTGAAGTGGCCCTCGGTGGCGGCGATTTCGCCCCCCGCGTCGAGGAACCCCTCGTGCAGGACGGCGCGGCGCAGCACCGTCAGGTGCTCCTCCCGGCGGGCATCCCAGCCGGGAAGGTCGGACAGACGATATCCCAGCTCCGGAACGAGCTCGCCTTCGGCCTCCAGCATAGAGGCCTCGAGACGATCGAGCACGGATTGGCGCGGGTCGGTCGCTCCGATGGCCGCACGGCAGGCCAGCTCGAGGGTCTTGTGGTAGAGCAGCCCCCGGACCTGAGGCTCGATGCCCTCGATCGCCTCGTCAGGCTCCTTGATCCGCAGGACCTTTTGGGCATACCAGCGGAAGGGACACTGCCCGAGGGATGAGAGCTGGCTGGCGCTAAAGGTTCGCCGGCGCCAGTCCACCGGGATCCCGGAGGTGCCGTCGTGAGGGTTGGCCTCCCGGAGCGAACCCGGCGCCTCCCGGCGGCGCTCGATGGCGAGCGCCATCCTGGCCCTCGCCAGCACGGCGTCTTCGTCCGCGTAGTCGGACAGGATCTTGATCCGGCGTCCCTCCTCGGGGCTCGCGACCGGAACCTCGGGAGTTTCGAGCTTGATGCCGAGCCATCCGAAGGCCGGGCTGGGCAGGCGAGCTTTGCCCGCCTGGAGGCGAGAGCAGGTGAACGTCAGCGTCTCGGAGGCCACGGTGAGCAGCGAGTCGAACGTGAGCCGCTCCCGTCGGGCGGCAGACGTTGCGGTCTCGAGCGGAAGGCCGGCTGTCTCGAGGCGCTGGCGGGTGATGAAGTCCAGCACGGGATCGTCGTTCAGGCGCGCGGGAAGCTCGTCTTCCGCCGTCCCGATTACGAAAAGGTGCTTCACTCGTGCGCCAAAGAGCGCCAGCGGAGTATGCAGGCCCACGCCCCCCCGGGCGGGATGGGCCGGGGTCGTCAGGATGCTCAGGGCCTCCCGGACCTCCTGGAGGAACTCCGCCCGCGAGCGAGAAGAGGTATCTCGTTCGCCCAGAAGATCCAACGCTCGCGTGAACCGGCCCACGGCGATCGTCTCGGCCGCCCAGTGGCGCGCACGCCGGACGATGCCCAGGCGCTGCAGCAGAACGCGCAGACGCTGGGCCCATTCCAATCCCGTGGCCGCCTCAGGCCAGACCAGTTCCTGGGTTGGCACCCCCAGCGCGGCCCACTCGTCGGGCCCATGGGGATGACTGGCTCGGGCCTCGAGACGCTTCTCGCCGTTGAGCGCCCGGCACAGCGGATGGCCCAGCAGTCGAAACGTGGGTTCGAAGGGAAGGTTTGTCTCGATCACCTCGGTGAGCAGACCCAGCCAGTGCCCGAAGCGAGTTTCTGAGAGCGGAATCTGGTACTCGGCATGGACCGGCACCCCATGTTCGGCGGCGATTGCGAGCACCAACGGTCCGTGGGCTGCATCGTCGCGGGCCGCGATCGCGACCTCGGCGGGCGATGTCCCACCTAGCAGGAGCTCCTTGACATGGGCCAGCACGG
This genomic window from bacterium contains:
- a CDS encoding PD-(D/E)XK nuclease family protein: MTAEREANPTLYLTSAPHPQATALVPGRLVVTPNPRAARALGVPHVSLQRLAQGLLARAGRTAIDALTAPHLLRDLALAHGFPDPAGTARRLAPVVAEVLRAGLDLEQLAAFDDPRVQQVARFVQGYLARLRELRLHDPAETYWLAIQGSVKRQSVLVTGYPRLGRDEEAFLLALAAPGSALILPGGEHDAVHENVALAERFEQAGWRVQRADLEAPQRPSTMRGWQLADQVAEVRAVLAHVKELLLGGTSPAEVAIAARDDAAHGPLVLAIAAEHGVPVHAEYQIPLSETRFGHWLGLLTEVIETNLPFEPTFRLLGHPLCRALNGEKRLEARASHPHGPDEWAALGVPTQELVWPEAATGLEWAQRLRVLLQRLGIVRRARHWAAETIAVGRFTRALDLLGERDTSSRSRAEFLQEVREALSILTTPAHPARGGVGLHTPLALFGARVKHLFVIGTAEDELPARLNDDPVLDFITRQRLETAGLPLETATSAARRERLTFDSLLTVASETLTFTCSRLQAGKARLPSPAFGWLGIKLETPEVPVASPEEGRRIKILSDYADEDAVLARARMALAIERRREAPGSLREANPHDGTSGIPVDWRRRTFSASQLSSLGQCPFRWYAQKVLRIKEPDEAIEGIEPQVRGLLYHKTLELACRAAIGATDPRQSVLDRLEASMLEAEGELVPELGYRLSDLPGWDARREEHLTVLRRAVLHEGFLDAGGEIAATEGHFKGEWRGFKVQGQVDRIDRVGGELVILDYKAGSAIYGKAQDASRKNTIDLQLPIYIEAAAPALYPGVAVREASYYTLSKPKRHRAEVDEPALELLLSRLKAHLEEGHFPVAPDLKRAACEYCEHGVVCRAGARLGRKEA